The Synechococcus sp. WH 8101 sequence TTCACGTAGAGCTTGATCGCCTTGAGCTCCACCACGCGGGGCCCGGGCTGGTAGAGCAGGCGCAGAACGGCGAAATCGGGATAACCGGAAAACGGGCAGAGGCAGGTGAACTCCGGCAGCTCAATCGCAATCTCATAAGGCCGGCCGGGCCGGGGGTTCTCAAAGCAGATCAACTCGGCTTCAGCGATGGCGCGTTCGCCATACAGGGGCGTGCGCGTGGAGGAGGAGCCAGAGGGGACGTTGGCAGGGGAGTTAGACGCGGAGTCGGAGGCGGTGGACAAACGCATCACGTAGACGCAAGAGCATCATCACGCTACAAACTCACAAACTTTTCACAAACAAACAGGCAAACTGTTCACCATGAACAGCGTTGGTGGGGTAGAAATGCATTGAAGGACAAAACGTTGAGCTTGACGGGTGCTCCGCATCTGTCGTTCAGCTGGAAGTAGCCCCTCCGCAAGGCGAAGCAACGCTCCTTCCATCGAAGCGGCCCCGATCCATCGGGGACTTTCCAACCCCTTCGAGGCTCCCACCATGACTGTTCAACAACGCACCTACCGCGGCGTCGCCTACGACGCCAGCCAGCACGAGCAACCCAGCAAGCAGGCGGTGGATCACACCTACCGCGGTCAGCACTATGACGCCCCCCTGCGTCATGACGCCGCCGCTGCCGAGACCGGCGTTGAGCTGCACTATCGCGGCGCCACCTACGAGCACCGCCAGGCTGAGGCCCAGAACCAGGTCAACTCCTGATTCGGTTGCAAAAAGCACAACTCAGACCTGGGTGAAGCGCCGTAATGGACACATCACCCGGGTCTTTTCATGGATCTTTGCCTTTACAGCTCCAGCCCATCGATCCGCCTGCGCCCGGGGACCATTCACGGCATGCTCTGGCTCCAAATCCATTTTGAAGCGGAACACTGGGATCTTCTCGCCGATGGGCTGGTCACCCTTCCCACTGCCGATGCGGAAGCCCTGCGCCACGACGCCATTGCCGCAGGTCTGCAGGTGAGTCAGCTTCCGGCCCTTTCGGCAACCAAACGGATCTGACACACTTCCCCTGACTGAACGCCACCCCCGCTGCAATCACATGAAAAAAGTTGAGGCAATCATCCGCCCTTTCAAGCTGGAAGACGTGAAACTGGCCCTGGTCAACGCCGGAATCGTGGGCATGACCGTGAGCGAAGTTCGAGGCTTCGGCCGACAGAAAGGCCAGGTGGAGCGCTACCGCGGTTCGGAATTCACCGTTGAGTTTCTCCAGAAGCTCAAGGTTGAGGTTGTCATTGACGATGCAAGGGTTGACACCGTGGTGACCGCCATTGCGGAAGCCGCCAAAACCGGTGAAATCGGCGACGGCAAAATTTTCATCTCTCCAATCGACACCGTGGTGCGCATCCGCACCGGCGATCGCGACGGCTCCGCTCTCTGAGCGTCAACCGTTACCCAGCCAGCGTGGTGCGCACGAGCGTCTCGATGGCCTGGAGCTGAAGGGGAGTCTGGGGCTTCCCTTCAGACAACCAGAGCAGATATTCATGGTTGCCGGCGGGGCCGGTGATTGGGGAAGCCACCAGACCGTGGGGGCTCCAACCCAGCGGCTCTGCTGCTGCGATCACCCCCTTCAGGGCCACAACGTGGGCGTCGGGATCACGCACAACACCACCTTTACCGACCCGCTCTCGCCCCACTTCAAACTGCGGTTTCACCAACACCACAGCCTCGGAGCCCTCAGCTTGCAGCAAGCCGCGTAATGCCGGCAGCACCAAACCCAGTGAAATGAAAGACACGTCCGCCACCGCCAGGGTCGGTCGCGGATCCCCTGGGTCGAACAGATCCTCCGGCGTCAACCGCCTGAGGTTGGTGCGTTCCCGCAGGATCACCCGATCGTCGGTGCGCAGGCTCCAGGCCGTCTGCCCGTAGCCCACATCAATGCCATAGACCCGAGCGGCCCCATGCTGAAGGAGGCAGTCGGTGAAGCCGCCGGTTGAGATGCCGCCATCGAGGCAGATCCGACCCTCGAGCTTCAGGGGAAAGGCTTCGAGGGCAGCCAGAAGCTTCTCCCCACCGCGGGAGACAAAGCGTGGTGGCTGCTCGACGTGCACCTCCAGATCCGTCGGCACATCCTGGCCTGGTTTATCGAGCAGCTGACCGCGGCCATCCCGCACCCGACCGGCACGGATCAACTGCTGGGCCTGCTGTCGGGACGGCACCAGCCCCAGCGTCAGCAGATGTAAATCCAGGCGGTTCTTACGGGCCATTTCGTCATAAAAGCAGAGGGGAAAACCGAACAAAACCAGAGGTTCCCCCCAGCGCTGCAGGAACCGCCAGGAAGATCAGTCCAAGCCGCCCGCAGGGACGTGTCCGCTCAACAGCCCCCCCGATCCAACCAGCGTCGTCGCTCGTCCCATCGGCCCCATCTGCAGAGCGTGCCGAAGCAGGACGCCACACCCGTTCTCGAGCTGCTCGCTCCAGGCACGTTCGTGACTCTCGACAACCATCCCAATGATCTCCCCCCTTTTCAGGTGATCCAATGCCGGGGAGGGCGGTGCTGGGTGCGCCAGCAGGCCTGGGGACAACATGTGCAATGGGAGGTGGAGCACAACCGCCTCACCTCGGCCTGACGTCACAGCCACGATCGTCCGCCTCAGGCCACGCCATACATTGGTTGGGTTGTTGTCACGCGCTGGCCCTTGATCGAGCGCTACACCCTGCCCGAGATGGGCGAGCTCTGGACGGACAGGGCCAAATATCAAAGCTGGCTCGACGTGGAAGTCGCCGCCTGCGAAGCCAATTGCAGCCTCGGTCGCGTTCCCGAGTCAGCCATGCAGGAGATTCGCGCCAAAGCGCGTTTCGAGCCCGAGCGGATCCTCGCCATCGAAGCGGAGGTACGTCATGACGTGATCGCCTTCCTCACCAACGTCAACGAACACGTTGGGGATGCAGGCCGTTACATCCACGTAGGGATGACCAGCAGTGACGTGCTCGACACCGGTCTGGCGCTGCAGCTGAAAGCCTCCGTCGCCCTGCTGCGCAAGGAGCTGTCAGCACTGGATCAGGCCATTGCCGCGCTGGCTGCCGAGCACAAGGGCACCGTGATGATCGGCCGCTCCCACGCCATCCATGGCGAACCGATCACATTCGGCTTCAAGCTGGCCGGCTGGCTCGCGGAGACGCGGCGCAACGCCGAGCGCCTCGAGCGGCTGGAACGGGATGTGGCCGTCGGCCAGATCAGCGGCGCGATGGGCACCTACGCCAACACCGATCCCGAGGTGGAGCGCCTCACCTGCGAGCGCCTCGGTCTCAGCCCAGACACCGCCAGCACCCAGGTGATCTCCCGTGATCGTCACGCCGACTATGTGCAGACCCTGGCATTGGTGGGCGCATCCCTGGATCGCTTCGCCACCGAAATCCGCAACCTGCAGCGCACCGACGTTCTTGAGGTGGAGGAAAGCTTTGCCAAAGGCCAGAAGGGCAGCTCGGCCATGCCCCACAAACGCAACCCGATCCGCAGTGAACGCATCAGCGGCCTGGCCCGGGTGCTGCGCAGTTATGTGGTGGCAGCCCTCGAGAACGTGGCCCTCTGGCACGAGCGTGACATCAGCCACAGCTCCACCGAACGCATGATGCTTCCCGACTGTTCGGTGACCCTGCATTTCATGCTGAGGGAAATGACAGCCGTTGTGGCGGGCCTCGGGGTCTACCCCGACAACATGCGCCGCAATATGAATGTCTACGGCGGTGTGGTGTTCAGCCAGCGCGTGTTGCTGGGCCTAGTGGACGCCGGCATGAGCCGGGAGGACGCCTATCGGGTGGTGCAACGCAACGCCCACAGCGCTTGGAACAGCAACGGCGGCGACTTCCGCGCCAACCTGGCGGCGGATCCGGAGGTGACCGGCAAACTCAGCGCCGAGCAGCTAGCTGACTGCTTCAGCACCGACCTCCATCAGGCCAATCTCGGCGTGATCTGGGATCGCCTCGGCCTTTGAGTCGCACAAGGCGATGTTCTGGACCCCCTACGCCGACTGGATCTACGTGGGCATCAGCCTGAGCGGCCTGCTGCTGATCATCACGCTGGTGCTGCGGAGCAACCCGAAGCCATGACGCATGCAATCCGGACTGATCACGACAGCATGGGGCCTGTGGAGGTGCCAGCTGAGGCTCTCTGGGGCGCTCAGACCCAACGCTCGCTCCAGAATTTCGCCATCAGCCAAGACACCGTTCCCCTGGAACTGATCCACGCCCTGGCACGGATCAAACAGGTGGCCGCCGTGGTGAACACCCGCCTGGGCGTTCTCGATCAGGAGCGTTGCGCTCTGATTGTGGAGGCGGCGGCGGCGGTCGCCGAAGGCCAGCACGATGCCCACTTCCCCTTACGGGTCTGGCAGACCGGCAGCGGCACCCAGACCAACATGAACCTCAATGAGGTGATCAGCAATCTCGCGGCCCTATCCGCTGGCGAGCCCCTGGGGAGCCACAGGCCGGTGCATCCGAATGATCACGTCAATCGTTCGCAATCGACCAATGACGCCTTCCCGGCCGCCATCCACGTTGCAACCGCCGAAGGGATCAGCCGCCGCTTAGTGCCTGAACTGCAAAGACTGCACAAGGCCTTGGCCAAGAAAGCCGACGCCTGGAACGGGATTGTGAAAATCGGCCGCACCCACCTGCAGGACGCGGTACCGCTCACCCTGGGCCAGGAAGTGTCCGCCTGGCGCGACCAGGTCGGCACAGCAACCGAGCGGATCGATGCCTGCCTCGTCGAAGTGCTGCCTCTCCCCCTTGGCGGCACGGCCGTTGGCACAGGCCTGAACGCACCCGATGGCTTTGCGGAGCAGGCCGCCGCCGAGCTTGCACGCCTCACCGGCCTGCCCTTCCGCTCAGCACCAAACAAATTTGCCGTGATGGCCAGCCATGACGGCCTGGTGCATGCCATGGGTCAGCTGCGGCTGCTGGCGGTGACACTGCTGAAGATCGCCAACGACATCCGCTTGCTGGCTTGCGGCCCCCGCGCCGGCCTGGCCGAACTCCATCTGCCGGAAAACGAACCCGGCAGCTCGATCATGCCCGGCAAGGTGAATCCCACCCAGTGCGAGGCGATGGCGATGGTGTGCACCCAGGTGATCGGCCTCGATGCCGCTGTGGCCATGGCGGGAGCCGGTGGGCACCTGCAGATGAACGTCTACAAACCGTTGATCGGCTTCAATCTGCTCCAGGCGATCACCCTGCTCACGGATGCCTGCCGCTGCTTCCGGGTGGCGATGGTGGAAGGGATGGAACCGAACCTCAGCCGCATTCAACGCGACGTCGAGCAATCCCTGATGCTCGTGACGCCCCTGGCACCGGTGATCGGTTACGACAAAGCCTGTGCCATCGCCAAATATGCCCATGAGCAGGGCACGAGCCTTCGCGATGCCGCCCTGGAGCTGGGCTACGTCAGCGCTGATGATTTTGACCGGATCGTGGATCCGGCCGCGATGACCGTGCCGCACGGATAACCCCTGAAGCGGCCCGTCAGGCGGCCCGTTCCGTCGCCGGATTGAGGCCACCCGCCTCCGCCGCCTTGAGCAGATCCTCGGCTTCCGCCACCGGGAAACGGTTGATCGCTTTTAACGCCTGGCGGGCATGGCGCCGCAGCTGCTCACTGATCGCTTCGCAGTAGGGCACCTGGGCGAGCAGATCCACCGTGCGCCGCATGATCCTCACCACATCCCCCTCATCCAGGGAGGTATTGGCAATCAGATCGTTCCAGGCCGTGCCGCTTGCCCAGGCCTCCACCAGTCCCATCAGCTCCGGTTCCCACCAGGCGGGCACCACCACCTGGGCCCGCTCCTGGGCCCGCAGCAGCTCGCGACGGATCCCCATCAGGTCATGCAGAGCCTCCTCAGCCCGCGGCGGCGGCGGAAAACCGCTCCAGAGATCGGGGCGGTTCACCTCCGTGCTGATCACCTCGAACACCGCTGCCAGTTCCGCTGGCTGCAGCTCATCCAGGTGCCCACTCATTAGCGCCAGCCCCAACCAGAGTTCGTTATCACCGCGCAGGGCCGCCACGGTCCGCCCGATTTCGGTGGGTTCCAGATCATCCAAGCAGCCGAAGTGCTGCAGGATCTCAATCAAGGCCAGAAAGGTCTCCCAGTGCCGGTTGGCCCGGTGGTGAAGCATCTGCTGTCGCTCACGGATTTCCAGCTCCAGTTCCTCCATGCGGCGCCGGTGCTTCTTCAACTGACGGCGATCACCCCAGCGATGGGCGGGATGGGCCTCCAGGTCAGCCTCCAGCTCCTGCACCAGACGCGCCTGGGAAAGCACCTCACCGGCCAGGTCGTACTGGGGCGTGGTCATGTCGTGGCGTTGGGCCATGTGCCCCACCGCCAGGGCCAACCCACCGCTCTGCTGATCACCATGCCGCAGTTCACCGGCACGGCGCAGCTCCGGTGGACTCACCCCCTCCACCTGAAGGCAGCTCAGTTCCGCATGCAGGCTCACCACGGCCTGGCAGGGCAGCAGCAGCCAGACGTTGTCGTCGGTGAGGCACAGCAGCAGGGGGAACTGACCGGGGCCATCGCATTTCTCGACGATGACCGCGGGCGTAACCCCCCCCCGAAGCTGGGGCGCCTTGAGGCTCACCAGGGTGCCGACACTGGCGAACTGCAGCGCCAGCGTGAGCTCGTGGGCCAGGGTTTCTTCCGCTTGTTGCTGCAGGATCCTGAGCAAGCGACGCTCCTCGCGTAAGCGACCACGCCGTTTCTCGTACTCCTCGAAGTCTTCCCAGGGCACATCCCCCGCCGTGCCCTGCAGCTGACCGAGCTGGAGGCGCAGCTGGGTAAGGATCTCTTCCTCCTCGACCAGATCGAGGCTGGCGAGGTAACGGCCGAAACTGCGCTCCACCAGCTCCCGCGCCTTCGCCAGATCGTGGCGCTGCAACAGATTCAGCACCATGCCGTAACTCGGGGTGAACTGACTCACGAGCGGATCGGAGGGGCTGGTGGCCAGCTGCCCGGCCTCACGCACCCCCTCAAACCGGCTCTGCACCGTCACCACATAGCCCTGGGAATCGAGACCTCGCCGACCGGCGCGACCGGCCATCTGCAGAAACTCGCTCGCCATCAGCGGCCGATGGCCCCGCTCGGTGCGCTTGGACAACGCCGCGATCACGGTGCTGCGTGCCGGCATGTTGATACCCGCCGCCAGGGTTTCTGTGGCAAACACCACCTTCACCAACCCCTCCTGGAAGAGCTCCTCGATCAGCTCCTTCCAGGCGGGAAGCACGCCGGCATGGTGAGCGGCGATGCCGCGCAGGAGAGCGTCCGCATGCACCCCATCACGCACCGCCTCCGGATTGGCACTGGCGTAGGCCTTGAAGCGCTCGCGAATCCTCGCCTGCTCGTTCTCATTCACGAGGCATTGCGCACCGAGATCGCGCACCGCCTTGTCGCAACCGCGCCGGCTGAAAATGAAATAGATGGCCGGAAGCATGTCCCGTTCGGCCATCTGAGCGACCACGAAACTGATCGGCGGTGGCTCGGGCTGGGGCGGCTTGGGGGAGCGGCCTTTGCGTTTGCTCCCCTTCGGAGCACGCCAGACCTTGCAGTTGGGATGAAGACCGGTGCCCTGATCGTTCAGCAGCGGGTGCAGACCCTTGGCACTGCAGAAACTGAACTGCAGGGGAACGGGCCGATGATCACTCAGAACGAGCCGGGTGGGGCCATGCACCCGCTCGATCCAGTCGGTGAGTTGCCCGGCATTGGCCACCGTGGCGGAAAGGGCCACCAATTGCACCGAAGGCGGGCAGTGAATGATCGACTCCTCCCAGACCGTGCCCCGCTGGGAGTCGTTCATGTAGTGGCATTCATCGAGCACCACCGCCTCCACATCCGCCAACGGATCGTCATGCTCATCCGCCTCGGCGTAGAGCATGTTGCGGAAGATCTCGGTGGTCATCACCACGATGGAGGCCTCCCGGTTGACGCTGAGATCACCGGTCATCAGGCCCACGTTCTCCGCCCCGAACTGGGCGCGGAAATCGCGCAGTTTCTGGTTGGACAACGCCTTGAGCGGCGTGGTGTAAAACACTTTCTGGCGATGCGCGATCGCCCGATAGATGGCGTATTCGCCCACCAGGGTCTTGCCCGATCCCGTCGGTGCACTCACCACCACGGAATGGCCCTGATTGAGGGCCTCAATGGCCTCCAGCTGGAACCCGTCGAGAGGGAAGGGGAAAATCTGCGCCGGATCCGGCGACCCCACGCTTGCGGGCTCAGCAGCCAGGGTGTCGGTCTCGGCCATAAAGGCGATCCTAGGGACGCCGCCGCCACCAGGCCGCCAGGGCACTGCCAAGCAGGGAATGCACCACAGCGGAGATCGCCCCGGGCAGGGCCGTGAGCGGACTGGCGAACCCACCCGCCCGGGCCAACACCACCGCCAGGCCTGAGTTCTGCATCCCCACCTCCAGGCTGATCGTGCGGCGTGACGACGCCCCGTCTCCGAGCAGAGCCGGCACCAACAGCCCCAAGGCGAAGCCGCCGGCATGGAGCAGCACTGTGGCCAGAAGCAACAGCAGGCCCTGACTGAGCAACGCCTGGCGCTGGCCTGCCAGGATCCCGGCCACGATCAAGGCGATGGCGACCACGGCAATGGGCGGCATCAACGGTTCGATCCGCCGCGCCAGCCCCGGCTGCCCCTGCTTCAAGGCAACACCGAGTGCCACCGGCACCAGCACCACCTGCAGCACATTGATCAACAGGGTCCAGCCCTCCA is a genomic window containing:
- a CDS encoding TlyA family RNA methyltransferase, which gives rise to MARKNRLDLHLLTLGLVPSRQQAQQLIRAGRVRDGRGQLLDKPGQDVPTDLEVHVEQPPRFVSRGGEKLLAALEAFPLKLEGRICLDGGISTGGFTDCLLQHGAARVYGIDVGYGQTAWSLRTDDRVILRERTNLRRLTPEDLFDPGDPRPTLAVADVSFISLGLVLPALRGLLQAEGSEAVVLVKPQFEVGRERVGKGGVVRDPDAHVVALKGVIAAAEPLGWSPHGLVASPITGPAGNHEYLLWLSEGKPQTPLQLQAIETLVRTTLAG
- the fumC gene encoding class II fumarate hydratase produces the protein MTHAIRTDHDSMGPVEVPAEALWGAQTQRSLQNFAISQDTVPLELIHALARIKQVAAVVNTRLGVLDQERCALIVEAAAAVAEGQHDAHFPLRVWQTGSGTQTNMNLNEVISNLAALSAGEPLGSHRPVHPNDHVNRSQSTNDAFPAAIHVATAEGISRRLVPELQRLHKALAKKADAWNGIVKIGRTHLQDAVPLTLGQEVSAWRDQVGTATERIDACLVEVLPLPLGGTAVGTGLNAPDGFAEQAAAELARLTGLPFRSAPNKFAVMASHDGLVHAMGQLRLLAVTLLKIANDIRLLACGPRAGLAELHLPENEPGSSIMPGKVNPTQCEAMAMVCTQVIGLDAAVAMAGAGGHLQMNVYKPLIGFNLLQAITLLTDACRCFRVAMVEGMEPNLSRIQRDVEQSLMLVTPLAPVIGYDKACAIAKYAHEQGTSLRDAALELGYVSADDFDRIVDPAAMTVPHG
- a CDS encoding adenylosuccinate lyase, which translates into the protein MFWTPYADWIYVGISLSGLLLIITLVLRSNPKP
- a CDS encoding P-II family nitrogen regulator, whose product is MKKVEAIIRPFKLEDVKLALVNAGIVGMTVSEVRGFGRQKGQVERYRGSEFTVEFLQKLKVEVVIDDARVDTVVTAIAEAAKTGEIGDGKIFISPIDTVVRIRTGDRDGSAL
- the queF gene encoding preQ(1) synthase, translated to MRLSTASDSASNSPANVPSGSSSTRTPLYGERAIAEAELICFENPRPGRPYEIAIELPEFTCLCPFSGYPDFAVLRLLYQPGPRVVELKAIKLYVNSYRDRTISHEEVTNRILDDLVAACDPVWMQLEADFHPRGNVHTVVRVTHGSRQPC
- a CDS encoding DUF4278 domain-containing protein, with amino-acid sequence MTVQQRTYRGVAYDASQHEQPSKQAVDHTYRGQHYDAPLRHDAAAAETGVELHYRGATYEHRQAEAQNQVNS
- the purB gene encoding adenylosuccinate lyase — encoded protein: MIERYTLPEMGELWTDRAKYQSWLDVEVAACEANCSLGRVPESAMQEIRAKARFEPERILAIEAEVRHDVIAFLTNVNEHVGDAGRYIHVGMTSSDVLDTGLALQLKASVALLRKELSALDQAIAALAAEHKGTVMIGRSHAIHGEPITFGFKLAGWLAETRRNAERLERLERDVAVGQISGAMGTYANTDPEVERLTCERLGLSPDTASTQVISRDRHADYVQTLALVGASLDRFATEIRNLQRTDVLEVEESFAKGQKGSSAMPHKRNPIRSERISGLARVLRSYVVAALENVALWHERDISHSSTERMMLPDCSVTLHFMLREMTAVVAGLGVYPDNMRRNMNVYGGVVFSQRVLLGLVDAGMSREDAYRVVQRNAHSAWNSNGGDFRANLAADPEVTGKLSAEQLADCFSTDLHQANLGVIWDRLGL
- a CDS encoding RNA helicase — translated: MAETDTLAAEPASVGSPDPAQIFPFPLDGFQLEAIEALNQGHSVVVSAPTGSGKTLVGEYAIYRAIAHRQKVFYTTPLKALSNQKLRDFRAQFGAENVGLMTGDLSVNREASIVVMTTEIFRNMLYAEADEHDDPLADVEAVVLDECHYMNDSQRGTVWEESIIHCPPSVQLVALSATVANAGQLTDWIERVHGPTRLVLSDHRPVPLQFSFCSAKGLHPLLNDQGTGLHPNCKVWRAPKGSKRKGRSPKPPQPEPPPISFVVAQMAERDMLPAIYFIFSRRGCDKAVRDLGAQCLVNENEQARIRERFKAYASANPEAVRDGVHADALLRGIAAHHAGVLPAWKELIEELFQEGLVKVVFATETLAAGINMPARSTVIAALSKRTERGHRPLMASEFLQMAGRAGRRGLDSQGYVVTVQSRFEGVREAGQLATSPSDPLVSQFTPSYGMVLNLLQRHDLAKARELVERSFGRYLASLDLVEEEEILTQLRLQLGQLQGTAGDVPWEDFEEYEKRRGRLREERRLLRILQQQAEETLAHELTLALQFASVGTLVSLKAPQLRGGVTPAVIVEKCDGPGQFPLLLCLTDDNVWLLLPCQAVVSLHAELSCLQVEGVSPPELRRAGELRHGDQQSGGLALAVGHMAQRHDMTTPQYDLAGEVLSQARLVQELEADLEAHPAHRWGDRRQLKKHRRRMEELELEIRERQQMLHHRANRHWETFLALIEILQHFGCLDDLEPTEIGRTVAALRGDNELWLGLALMSGHLDELQPAELAAVFEVISTEVNRPDLWSGFPPPPRAEEALHDLMGIRRELLRAQERAQVVVPAWWEPELMGLVEAWASGTAWNDLIANTSLDEGDVVRIMRRTVDLLAQVPYCEAISEQLRRHARQALKAINRFPVAEAEDLLKAAEAGGLNPATERAA